Within Dysosmobacter sp. Marseille-Q4140, the genomic segment GGATCCCACCGCCCGCATGACGAACTCCAGGTTCTCATAGACGGTCTTTTTCTCGATCAGACGGAAGTCCTGGAAAATGACGCCCAGAGTCCGGCGCATCAGCGGAACCTGACGCTCTGAGATGTTGCTGACCGAGAAGCCGTTGATCATGATGCGGCCGGCGCAGGGTTCCACTTCCCCGGTCAGCAGCTTGATGATGGTGGACTTGCCGGAGCCGGAGGGGCCCACCAAAAAGACGAACTCTCCGTCCTCAATGGTCAGACTGATACCCTGGATAGCCTTGGTCCCGTTCTCATATTCCATTTCCACATCTTTCAAGCGTATCATGAGCCACCTCGCGCGTTTACTTGCCGAAACACCTGCCGCCGGTTCGGCAGCAGGTCGACATAATTCTTCATACAGGCACATTATATACGGTTTTTCCCCCGCGCGCAACAACAACTTGCCCTGGCCCCGTAAAAAAAGTAACAAAAATGACAGTCTTTTCCCGGCGCCCGAAAAAAACTCCGCGGCTGCCGCCGCGGAGTTTTGCAGATACGGATGTATGCCGGATCAGGAGTCGATGCCCCGGCTGGTCAGGTACTTCTTGACCATCAGGGCCACCTTGAAGGTGATGGCGTCGTCAAACTCCCGCAGATCCAGGCCGGTGAGTTTCTTGATCTTCTCCAGCCGATATACCAGGGTGTTGCGGTGGACAAAGAGCTTCCGGGCGGTCTCGGAGACATTGAGGTTGTTCTCGAAGAACTTGTGGATGGTGAACAGCGTCTCCTTGTCCAGGGCGTCGATGGGATTCTTCTTGAAGACCTCCTGGAGGAACATCTCGCACAGAGTGGTGGGCAGCTGGTAAATCAAACGGCCGATGCCCAGGTTCTCGTAGTTGATGACATATTTCTCCGTGTCAAAGACCTTGCCCACCTCAATGGCGATCTGGGCCTCCTTGTAGCTCTTGGCCAGATCCCGCAGGTGGGTAGCCACAGTGCCGATGCCCACCACCACAGTGGGTTCGCTGCCGGAGCGGAGGGTCTCTTCGATTGCAGAGGCGATCTTGTTCAGATCCTTCAATCCGGTGCCGTCGGGCATCTGGCGGATCAGCACCACGTCGCCCTCGCCGATGCTGAGGACAAAGTCGTTCTGCCGGTCCGGGAACAGGGACTGGACCACATCGGTGGGCACGGACTCCCCCTTGCGTAAGGAGCGAACCACAAACACGCCCCGGGGCACGTCTGCCGTGACCCGAAGTTCCTTGGCCCGCATATAGATGTCGCCCAGCATGATGTTGTCGGAAATGATGTCCTTGATGAAGGACCCCCGGTCGTGCTTCTCCTCGTAATAGGACTTGGCTGCATTAAGCGCCACGGTAGCCATGGCGCAGACGGTGCGGCTGACCTCATTGTCGCCGAAGGCAAAGGCGGCATAATCAAACTGGTTGCCCCAGCCGTTGAGCGCCTTGAAGGTCTTTCCCTCCGAGGAGATCATGGAGCCGCCGGCGCCGTTGATCACAGGCACATGCTCTGCCCAGCGCTGGCCGATCATGGACAGTTCACTGCAGGCAATGACGATCCCCTCGGCGTCAATGACGCCCACCGTGCGATCAGTGTTCTCCTTTAGCTGCAGCACCACATTTTGAAAAATTCTTCCAGACATGGTCGTCCTCCTCACCTTAACTCACACGGTCATCTTGTGCATTTTGTCAATGATAATATTATATCGGTAATTTTGGCAAATTGCAAGACGTTTTTTCTTTTTTCAACAAAAAAGCTGTCACCTTTTTGTCGAAGATTTGAATTTTATTCTGCCTACCTCAAAAATTTTTCAACTGGTCCTGCTCTTTATCTGTCAAAAAACGATACTTACCCTTCTCCAAAGCCGGATCCAAGGTCAAATTGCCCATTCGTAATCGTTTGAGATAGAGTACCGGCTTGCCCAGCTGGCCAAGCATCCGCTTGATCTGGTGGAATTTTCCCTCCCGCAGCGTCACGAGCGCCTCACTCTCCTCCCCCGCCGTCAGGATCTCCAGTCCGGCCGGCAGGCACCGCAGGCCGTCGGCCAGGGTCATGCCCGCTTCAAAGGCGGCACAGTCCGCCTCTGTCAGACGCCCGGCGGTGCGGACATAGTAGACCTTATCCACATGATGCCGGGGGGAGAGCAGATCGTGGGCCAGCTGTCCGTCGTTGGTCAGGAGGAGCAGCCCCTCGGTGTCCTTGTCCAGCCGCCCCACCGGAAACAGACCCTGGCGCCGCAGCTCCGCCGGCAGCAGGTCCAGCACCGTGGGGCCCCGGCCGTCCTCTGTGGCGGAGAGATAGCCCGCAGGCTTGTGGAGCATGACCCAGGTACAGCGGCGGTAGCACAGGGGCTCGCCGTCCACCAGGATCTCCGCCGACTCCGGGTCTGCCTTCTCAGCCGTGTCCCGGACGGCTCGTCCGTCTAGCAGGATCCGGCCCTGTCGGGCCAGGAGCTTTACCTCCCGCCGGGAAAAACGGCCGGTGGAGGCGATGATCTTGTCCAGGCGCTGTGATTCCATATATATGCGCGCTCCTCTCAGGTATCCGCCTTTAGGCGGCTGCTTTTCTTTTTTCACATGGTATCATAATCCCGGCGAAAAATGAATAGGAAGATGCAGGAGGGATGCACATGGTGATTTGGACCGCGCGATTTTCCAAAAAAGCGAAAGCTGTTCTGCTGCTGATCGTCCTGGCCCTGACGGCGGCAGTCGTATTCCTGCTGCTGGGCCGGGGCGGCGGCGAACCGGCGCCAGCCATCACTCTGGCTGCCAACGAAGACCGGGTGGCCTATCTTCAGTCCCTGGGCTGGGAGGTAGAGCCGGAGCCGGTGGAAACCTTGCAGTTCCTGCTGCCGGAGGAGCTGACGGAACCCTACGTGACCTACAACGAGCTCCAGGCGGAGCAGGGCTTCGACCTGTCCGCCTGCTGCGGCAAGCAGGTCTCCCGCTACACCTACACCGTCACCAATTACCCTGGCCGGGCCGAGGGCGTTCAGGTGAACCTCTACGTCTGCGAGGAGGCACCGGTGGCCGGGGACATCCTCTGCGCCGGAGCCGACGGCTTTCAGGACACCCTGGCCTTTCCGGAAACGCCGTGAGGCAAAAAAAGAACTGCCGCATACGCGGCAGTTCTTTTTATACGCTGGATGAGAGGGAGATTACTCGCCCACCTCGGTGACAGCGCCGGAACCAACGGTACGGCCGCCCTCACGGATAGCGAAGCGGAGGCCCTTCTCAATGGCGATGGGGGTGATCAGCTCAACGCTCATCTCCACGTTATCGCCGGGCATGCACATCTCGACGCCCTCGGGCAGGGTGATCACGCCGGTAACGTCGGTGGTGCGGAAATAGAACTGGGGACGATAGTTGTTGAAGAAGGGGGTGTGACGGCCGCCCTCGTCCTTGGACAGGACGTAGACCTGGCCCTTGAACTTGGTGTGGGGATGAATGGAACCGGGCTTAGCCAGAACCTGGCCGCGCTCGATGCCGTTGCGGTCCACGCCGCGCAGCAGGGCGCCGATGTTGTCGCCGGCCTCAGCGTAGTCCAGCAGCTTGTGGAACATCTCGATGCCAGTGACGACGGTCTTCTTCTTCTCGTCGGTCAGGCCAACGATCTCGACTTCCTCGCTCAGCTTCAGGATGCCGCGCTCCACACGGCCGGTGGCCACGGTGCCGCGGCCGGAGATGGTGAACACGTCCTCGACGGGCATCAGGAAGGGCATATCCTCCTTGCGGTCGGGAGTGGGGATATAGTCGTCAACAGCGTCCATCAGCTCCTTGATGCAGGCATACTCGGGAGCGTTGGGATCGGTGGACTCGGACACCAGAGCGTTCAGAGCGGAACCCTTGATGATGGGGATGTCGTCGCCGGGGAACTCGTACTTGGAGAGCAGCTCGCGGACCTCCATCTCCACCAGCTCCAGCAGCTCGGGATCGTCGACCTGATCGCACTTGTTCAGGAACACGACGATGGCGGGCACGCCCACCTGACGGGCCAGCAGGATGTGCTCACGGGTCTGAGCCATGGGGCCGTCGGAAGCAGCGATGACCAGGATGGCGCCGTCCATCTGAGCAGCGCCGGTGATCATGTTCTTGATATAGTCGGCGTGGCCCGGGCAGTCCACGTGGGCATAGTGACGCTTCTCGGTCTCATACTCCACGTGAGCGGTGTTGATGGTGATGCCGCGCTCCTTCTCCTCGGGAGCCTTATCGATGGCGTCATAAGCCTCGAACTGAGCCTTGCCCTGGTAGGACAGCCACTTGGTGATGGCGGCGGTCAGAGTGGTCTTACCATGGTCGACGTGACCAATGGTGCCGATGTTAACATGGGGCTTGGTTCTTTCAAATTTCTGCTTAGCCATTTGAAAATCCTCCTGTCAATTTTCAAAATCTGTGTTTGTTGCAACGTGAAATAATCAACATTGCTTATTTTACCCTATCTTGCCGGGAAAAGCAATAACTTTTTCCAGCGGGTGTCAGTCCTGGGGCTTGGTGCGCTCGCTGACGATCTTGTCACGCAGGCTCTTGGGCAGTTCCGCGTAGCTGTGGGGCTCCATGGTGTACTGGCCGCGGCCCTGGGTGGAAGAACGCAGGTCGGTGGCGTAACCGAACATGTTGGACAGAGGCACCAGAGCGTCCACCTGCTGCGCGCCGGGACGGGCCTCCTGGCCCAGGATCTGGCCGCGGCGGGCGGTCAGGTCGCCGATCACGGTGCCCAGGTAGTCGTCGGGGGCAATGACGGAGACCTTCATGATGGGCTCCAGCAGGACGGGATCCGCCT encodes:
- a CDS encoding helix-turn-helix domain-containing protein codes for the protein MSGRIFQNVVLQLKENTDRTVGVIDAEGIVIACSELSMIGQRWAEHVPVINGAGGSMISSEGKTFKALNGWGNQFDYAAFAFGDNEVSRTVCAMATVALNAAKSYYEEKHDRGSFIKDIISDNIMLGDIYMRAKELRVTADVPRGVFVVRSLRKGESVPTDVVQSLFPDRQNDFVLSIGEGDVVLIRQMPDGTGLKDLNKIASAIEETLRSGSEPTVVVGIGTVATHLRDLAKSYKEAQIAIEVGKVFDTEKYVINYENLGIGRLIYQLPTTLCEMFLQEVFKKNPIDALDKETLFTIHKFFENNLNVSETARKLFVHRNTLVYRLEKIKKLTGLDLREFDDAITFKVALMVKKYLTSRGIDS
- a CDS encoding rRNA pseudouridine synthase; translation: MESQRLDKIIASTGRFSRREVKLLARQGRILLDGRAVRDTAEKADPESAEILVDGEPLCYRRCTWVMLHKPAGYLSATEDGRGPTVLDLLPAELRRQGLFPVGRLDKDTEGLLLLTNDGQLAHDLLSPRHHVDKVYYVRTAGRLTEADCAAFEAGMTLADGLRCLPAGLEILTAGEESEALVTLREGKFHQIKRMLGQLGKPVLYLKRLRMGNLTLDPALEKGKYRFLTDKEQDQLKNF
- a CDS encoding DUF4830 domain-containing protein, with the protein product MVIWTARFSKKAKAVLLLIVLALTAAVVFLLLGRGGGEPAPAITLAANEDRVAYLQSLGWEVEPEPVETLQFLLPEELTEPYVTYNELQAEQGFDLSACCGKQVSRYTYTVTNYPGRAEGVQVNLYVCEEAPVAGDILCAGADGFQDTLAFPETP
- the tuf gene encoding elongation factor Tu, producing the protein MAKQKFERTKPHVNIGTIGHVDHGKTTLTAAITKWLSYQGKAQFEAYDAIDKAPEEKERGITINTAHVEYETEKRHYAHVDCPGHADYIKNMITGAAQMDGAILVIAASDGPMAQTREHILLARQVGVPAIVVFLNKCDQVDDPELLELVEMEVRELLSKYEFPGDDIPIIKGSALNALVSESTDPNAPEYACIKELMDAVDDYIPTPDRKEDMPFLMPVEDVFTISGRGTVATGRVERGILKLSEEVEIVGLTDEKKKTVVTGIEMFHKLLDYAEAGDNIGALLRGVDRNGIERGQVLAKPGSIHPHTKFKGQVYVLSKDEGGRHTPFFNNYRPQFYFRTTDVTGVITLPEGVEMCMPGDNVEMSVELITPIAIEKGLRFAIREGGRTVGSGAVTEVGE